A window from Mytilus galloprovincialis chromosome 8, xbMytGall1.hap1.1, whole genome shotgun sequence encodes these proteins:
- the LOC143085665 gene encoding podocan-like protein 1, whose protein sequence is MDVFEVLTFFVFFCVVLSEFQCPKQLQTTGCMCKQLIWWNNENKTIVNCSMANLQTVPDFKVLNTYEISHLILSHNNISEITSGDFTDLMIKEMDISANPIVSFETVSSILPRHLNTLIAKKSKISLDADLAFFRGLENLTELILDSNVLENNNQTLPGNIFKDLNLKSLRKLSLQSCEIGGIHSKAFTGLGQLEELDLSYNYLEEVPEAIQSLYHLKKLILLGNNVMHLKDNTFHGLQYLHDLNLNVNEISKIDVHAFSGLEHSLKDIRLHYNNLNTIPYEALRKLKNLSFLVLSRNNITLIPKDAFVGVTNLRILELDSNTLTYYDEMFNGLENSLETLTLRETGLRVLPVRSLLFLKRLTDLDVSHNRIISLSYGDIGKLKLKTVDISHNHLTIIQPDTFIGISRTIGLDLDNNKLTNLSFVLHVTPCAFSYIDVSGNDVICDCDTEKIINSGIVLGVGPTGNCKIEDDPSNHKYKLGTTALSRELEDRCNRTERVFDCQTMELQASTASLITKSLNFVFTCTLLCYFVSMYR, encoded by the coding sequence atggaTGTATTTGAAGTGCTTACTTTCTTCGTATTCTTCTGCGTGGTTTTGTCGGAATTTCAATGCCCAAAACAGTTGCAGACGACGGGTTGCATGTGCAAGCAATTAATATGGtggaataatgaaaacaaaacaatagtCAATTGCAGCATGGCAAATTTACAAACAGTCcctgattttaaagttttaaatacgTATGAAATTTCGCATCTTATTCTAAGCCATAATAACATATCGGAAATTACATCTGGGGATTTTACTGACTTGATGATAAAGGAAATGGACATAAGTGCAAATCCTATCGTTTCTTTTGAAACAGTTTCTTCCATATTACCAAGACATCTAAATACACTAATAGCAAAGAAAAGTAAAATCTCTTTGGATGCAGATCTCGCGTTTTTCAGAGGATTAGAAAACCTAACTGAACTCATCCTCGACAGTAATGTTTTGGAGAATAATAACCAAACACTACCAGGAAATATCTTCAAGGATTTAAATCTAAAGTCATTAAGGAAACTAAGTCTTCAAAGCTGTGAAATTGGCGGAATACATTCAAAAGCTTTCACTGGATTAGGACAACTCGAAGAGCTAGACTTGAGTTATAATTACTTGGAGGAAGTTCCGGAAGCAATTCAAAGTCTTTATCATTTAAAGAAGTTAATTTTGTTGGGAAATAACGTTATGCATTTAAAAGATAATACATTTCATGGATTACAATACCTACACGATTTGAATCTTAATGTGAACGAAATCTCTAAAATTGACGTCCATGCTTTTTCTGGACTAGAACATTCCTTAAAAGATATAAGACTTCATTATAACAATTTGAATACTATTCCATATGAAGCATTGCGAAAATTGAAAAACTTGTCCTTCCTAGTTCTTTCTAGAAATAACATCACATTGATTCCAAAAGATGCCTTCGTTGGAGTGACAAATTTAAGAATATTGGAATTGGATAGTAATACACTTACATATTACGATGAAATGTTTAATGGATTGGAAAATTCTCTGGAAACTCTGACATTGCGCGAAACAGGACTTCGGGTTCTTCCGGTACGATCGTTATTGTTCTTAAAACGCTTGACCGACCTGGATGTGTCACATAACAGGATTATTAGCTTGTCATATGGGGATATTGGCAAACTGAAGTTGAAAACCGTTGATATTAGTCACAATCATTTGACTATAATCCAACCTGATACATTTATTGGTATAAGTAGAACAATCGGACTTGATTTAGATAATAATAAGCTCACAAATTTATCGTTCGTATTGCATGTCACTCCGTGTGCTTTTAGTTACATTGATGTCAGCGGAAATGACGTCATATGTGATTGTGACACagagaaaataataaatagtGGAATTGTGTTAGGTGTTGGACCAACTGGTAATTGTAAAATAGAAGATGATCCTTCGAATCATAAATACAAATTAGGAACAACAGCGTTATCTAGAGAACTCGAAGATCGTTGTAATAGAACCGAGCGCGTATTTGATTGTCAAACCATGGAGCTCCAAGCAAGCACTGCATCTTTAATtacaaaatctttaaattttgtttttacatgtacACTATTGTGTTATTTCGTTTCCATGTACAGGTGA